One segment of Elusimicrobiota bacterium DNA contains the following:
- the argJ gene encoding bifunctional glutamate N-acetyltransferase/amino-acid acetyltransferase ArgJ, producing the protein MKNIPKGFLFTGIRCGISARKDKNDLALFYSGQPCITAAVFTKNLFKAAPILVSREHLKSSSKNIHAIIANSGCANACTGKQGMIDAKEMCSLTAQNLKIKPQQVLVASTGVIGRLLPMNTMRNGIKIISKKILQSSSDSSLEAVKAIMTTDTFPKLASTNFKFQISQPKAGPLQAENASIWGCAKGSGMIHPDMATMLAFIFTDVNISKNLLALALKTAADETFNCISVDGDTSTNDTVFLLSNAQAQNKIINSEKSREFEIFSTELTKVCRELAKKIVRDGEGATKFVIIKVNSAKNKNEAKQIAKTIATSPLVKTAIFGCDPNWGRIIAAAGRSGVDFNPDKVQIHINGHCVTKNGTMTEISEKDLSKSFKQKEVEIKIDLNCGKEKFEYYTCDLTYDYVKINASYTT; encoded by the coding sequence TTGAAAAACATTCCGAAAGGCTTCTTATTTACCGGTATACGTTGCGGAATATCGGCCAGGAAAGACAAGAATGACCTGGCTTTATTTTATTCCGGCCAACCATGTATAACTGCCGCCGTATTTACTAAAAATTTGTTTAAAGCCGCGCCGATATTAGTCAGCCGGGAACACCTGAAATCCTCATCAAAAAATATTCACGCAATCATAGCAAATTCAGGGTGCGCAAATGCCTGCACGGGCAAGCAGGGCATGATTGACGCAAAAGAAATGTGCTCATTAACCGCACAAAACCTGAAAATAAAACCGCAGCAGGTTCTGGTTGCTTCAACTGGCGTAATTGGCAGGTTGCTTCCTATGAACACTATGAGAAACGGAATAAAAATAATTTCGAAAAAAATTTTACAGTCGTCATCCGATTCTTCCCTGGAAGCTGTCAAAGCTATAATGACAACAGACACTTTTCCGAAATTAGCATCAACAAATTTCAAATTTCAAATTTCCCAGCCCAAGGCTGGTCCGCTTCAGGCGGAAAATGCTTCTATCTGGGGCTGTGCAAAAGGCTCGGGCATGATTCACCCTGACATGGCAACCATGCTTGCTTTCATCTTCACTGATGTTAACATATCAAAAAACTTATTGGCTTTAGCGCTTAAAACAGCGGCGGATGAAACCTTCAACTGTATAAGCGTTGACGGCGATACATCGACAAATGACACTGTATTCCTGCTTTCAAACGCTCAGGCGCAAAATAAAATTATAAATTCAGAAAAAAGCCGTGAATTTGAAATATTCTCTACAGAACTTACAAAAGTTTGCAGGGAGCTGGCTAAAAAAATAGTTCGCGACGGCGAAGGCGCGACTAAATTCGTTATTATAAAAGTAAATTCAGCAAAAAACAAGAACGAAGCAAAACAAATAGCCAAAACAATTGCCACCTCGCCCCTGGTTAAAACCGCCATATTCGGCTGCGATCCAAACTGGGGCAGAATAATTGCCGCGGCAGGCAGAAGCGGTGTTGATTTTAACCCGGATAAGGTTCAAATTCATATTAACGGCCACTGCGTTACAAAAAATGGAACAATGACAGAAATATCCGAAAAAGACTTAAGCAAATCCTTTAAACAAAAAGAAGTCGAGATAAAAATAGATTTGAATTGCGGCAAGGAAAAATTTGAATACTATACCTGCGATTTAACCTATGATTACGTCAAGATAAACGCGAGTTACACCACGTAA
- the tadA gene encoding Flp pilus assembly complex ATPase component TadA has translation RCDQLTKQYLFLYIKNMTVFSKRKTVTEIIRDAKLLPEDKLNKAEEESKKSGVPVQQILVNQKLLDKTTLLRTLSQEWEIKAVDLSEVELDSDVIKLIPKTVTKRHHIVPFAKEENILFIAMSDPRNIFAIEDIQLLTGYQIEPYFAMPEDINKAFAQMYADQEAAAANIEESPDEVEAAPSPDTGDMVTESKEVMDDLLSSLSDVPAEELKLSKGDEKVDIMEVDASAPETEKLVNAILLEALRLKASDIHIEPLEKRFSIRYRVDGLLRKSSFKVPLSFKSSVIAKLKILSGSMNITERRRPQDGRIMLMARGKPIELRINIIPTVFGESSVMRILDRSSVKVSLERLTFLPDTQEKIIECLNKPYGLLLVCGPTGSGKSTTLYSMLNHINTPDTKILTAENPVEYNLDGIMQMGMNPEIGVTFPEALRAFLRQDPDVIMVGEIRDQETGQIAMEAAMTGHLVLSTIHTNDAPTAVSRLSEMKIHSYLIASTLECVLAQRLVRRICEKCKVPDPNPSEDLLKECEKYKVDIKKATFMKGEGCQYCMKTGYKGRVGVHELLLLDDELRALILKEVAAGPIKELGIKHGMRTLMGDGVTKVAMGLTTYSEVLSVST, from the coding sequence GCGATGCGACCAATTGACAAAACAATACCTTTTTTTGTATATTAAAAACATGACAGTATTTTCAAAGAGAAAAACCGTTACAGAAATTATACGGGATGCCAAACTGCTTCCTGAAGATAAACTGAACAAAGCAGAAGAGGAATCCAAAAAAAGCGGAGTACCCGTACAGCAAATCCTTGTAAACCAGAAATTACTTGATAAAACTACTCTCCTGCGCACGCTCTCGCAGGAATGGGAAATAAAAGCTGTAGACCTTTCTGAAGTTGAACTGGATTCAGATGTTATAAAACTCATCCCGAAAACCGTCACAAAAAGGCACCACATAGTACCATTCGCAAAAGAAGAAAATATCCTTTTTATAGCCATGAGCGACCCCAGGAATATTTTTGCCATTGAAGATATCCAGCTGCTCACCGGCTACCAGATCGAACCCTACTTTGCAATGCCGGAAGATATAAACAAAGCCTTCGCTCAAATGTACGCGGACCAGGAAGCCGCTGCCGCGAACATTGAAGAATCCCCGGATGAAGTAGAAGCTGCCCCGTCGCCGGATACAGGCGACATGGTCACCGAATCCAAAGAAGTAATGGATGACCTGCTTTCCAGCCTGAGCGATGTTCCCGCGGAAGAGCTCAAACTTTCCAAAGGCGACGAAAAAGTCGATATTATGGAAGTTGACGCATCCGCGCCTGAAACAGAAAAACTTGTAAACGCAATCCTTCTGGAAGCACTAAGGCTGAAAGCTTCCGATATTCATATAGAACCGCTGGAAAAAAGGTTCAGCATCCGGTACAGGGTAGACGGGTTACTGCGAAAATCATCCTTCAAAGTTCCTTTAAGCTTCAAAAGTTCCGTAATAGCAAAACTAAAAATTCTTTCCGGATCCATGAACATCACCGAACGCCGCAGGCCCCAGGACGGACGTATAATGCTGATGGCCAGAGGTAAACCCATCGAGCTTCGTATAAATATTATCCCGACAGTTTTCGGAGAAAGCTCGGTTATGCGTATCCTTGACCGTTCCAGCGTCAAAGTAAGCCTGGAAAGACTGACATTTTTACCCGATACCCAGGAAAAAATCATAGAATGCCTGAATAAACCTTACGGGCTTTTGCTTGTATGCGGGCCTACCGGAAGCGGAAAATCGACAACACTTTATTCAATGCTTAATCATATAAATACCCCTGACACAAAAATCCTTACCGCTGAAAATCCGGTAGAATACAACCTTGACGGCATCATGCAGATGGGTATGAACCCCGAAATAGGCGTGACCTTTCCTGAAGCATTAAGAGCATTTTTGAGACAGGACCCGGACGTTATAATGGTCGGTGAAATTCGTGACCAGGAAACAGGCCAGATAGCCATGGAAGCCGCCATGACCGGGCATCTTGTGCTTTCAACAATACACACGAATGACGCGCCCACGGCCGTATCCCGTTTATCTGAAATGAAAATCCATTCTTATTTGATAGCCTCCACGCTTGAATGCGTGCTGGCGCAAAGGCTTGTCCGAAGAATCTGTGAAAAATGCAAAGTTCCTGATCCCAATCCTTCTGAAGATTTGCTGAAAGAATGCGAAAAATACAAAGTAGATATAAAGAAAGCAACCTTTATGAAAGGCGAAGGCTGCCAGTATTGCATGAAAACCGGTTACAAAGGCCGTGTTGGCGTTCATGAACTTCTGCTTTTGGATGACGAACTACGCGCTCTTATTTTGAAAGAAGTTGCAGCCGGCCCTATAAAAGAATTAGGAATAAAACACGGCATGAGAACGCTTATGGGCGACGGCGTTACAAAAGTTGCAATGGGTTTAACCACCTATTCAGAAGTGTTATCTGTATCAACCTAA
- a CDS encoding serine hydroxymethyltransferase, whose translation MNFLKKSDPELYSAIANEIRRQKDGLELIASENYTSEAVMEAQGSVLTNKYAEGYPQKRYYGGCVNVDVAESLAIERAKKIFSAEHANVQPHSGTQANMAVYFSILNPGDTIMGMHLSHGGHLSHGHPTSFSGKYFHIVPVGIRKDTEQIDYKEILSLARKHKPHLIVAGSSSYSRIIDWQKFREVADEVGAYFMADVAHYAGLIAAGIYPSPVPYADFVTFTTHKTLRGPRGGMILCKQKYSTLLDKMIFPGIQGGPLMHVIAAKATVLKEAMRPEFKLYQIQVLNNARRFAQNLSSRGYRIVSGGTDCHMFVVDLRPLQITGKEAEKALDLIHITVNKNSIPHDPQKPFITSGIRIGTPAITTRGMKEKEIDKIAEFIDTALKNMKNKKKLERVKQGVINLTKQFPLYPQLKI comes from the coding sequence ATGAACTTTTTAAAAAAATCTGATCCGGAACTTTACAGCGCCATCGCCAATGAAATCCGCAGACAAAAAGACGGGCTCGAACTTATCGCCTCGGAAAACTATACTTCGGAAGCGGTTATGGAAGCGCAGGGCTCAGTGCTGACAAACAAATACGCGGAAGGGTATCCCCAGAAAAGATATTACGGCGGGTGCGTAAATGTTGACGTAGCAGAAAGCCTGGCCATTGAACGCGCAAAAAAGATTTTCAGCGCTGAACACGCCAATGTCCAGCCTCATTCCGGCACGCAGGCGAATATGGCGGTATATTTTTCAATATTAAACCCGGGCGATACTATTATGGGAATGCATTTATCGCACGGCGGGCATTTATCGCACGGGCATCCGACGAGTTTTTCAGGAAAATATTTTCATATTGTGCCTGTCGGAATCAGGAAAGATACCGAACAAATTGATTACAAGGAAATTTTATCCCTGGCAAGAAAACACAAACCGCATTTAATAGTTGCAGGAAGCTCGTCATATTCACGCATAATTGATTGGCAGAAATTCCGCGAGGTTGCCGATGAAGTAGGAGCGTATTTTATGGCAGATGTAGCCCATTATGCCGGTCTTATTGCGGCAGGGATTTATCCTTCGCCTGTCCCTTATGCAGACTTTGTGACCTTCACCACCCATAAAACTTTAAGAGGGCCCAGGGGCGGCATGATCCTTTGCAAACAAAAATATTCCACATTGCTTGATAAAATGATTTTCCCCGGCATCCAGGGAGGGCCGTTAATGCACGTAATAGCGGCCAAGGCAACAGTACTAAAAGAAGCAATGAGGCCGGAATTTAAACTTTATCAAATCCAAGTATTGAACAACGCGCGCAGGTTTGCGCAAAATCTTTCAAGCCGCGGATACAGAATAGTTTCCGGCGGGACTGACTGCCATATGTTCGTAGTGGATTTAAGGCCCCTACAGATTACAGGAAAGGAAGCAGAAAAAGCTTTAGACCTGATCCATATAACCGTGAATAAAAATTCCATACCGCATGACCCCCAGAAACCTTTCATTACTTCTGGTATAAGAATCGGGACGCCAGCAATAACCACGCGGGGAATGAAAGAAAAAGAGATTGACAAGATAGCCGAATTTATTGATACCGCTTTGAAAAATATGAAAAATAAGAAAAAACTTGAAAGGGTAAAACAAGGAGTTATTAACCTTACAAAACAATTCCCGCTTTATCCTCAACTTAAAATATGA